A stretch of the Sorangium aterium genome encodes the following:
- a CDS encoding homogentisate 1,2-dioxygenase has translation MLDRVVAGIVPPKHHIALRSEAGDLRYEECLTRAGFDGPYTIAYHERRPHEHRVAEAAHGFTLPVAAAARPLAKRHYRSQDLPRRGGPAVDCRVPLLFNDDVVIGLVQPDAADPVYFANADADELFFIFHGGGVLRTMLGDLRFEQDDYVVIPKGLFYRFLPDAAPQRWLSIEAEDIHLPRKWRNEVGQLRMDAPYSHRDFRRPTFVGPLDEGIRALVVKRGGAFHGFTLERSPLDVVGWDGTVYPFAFPILRFQARVGLVHLPPDWHGTFAARGALICSFVPRPTDFHPEAIPCPYPHASVDCDEFLFYCRGNFTSRRGVGPGSISHHPAGVPHGPHPGAYEASLGARETSELAVMLDTIRPLSATAAALAVEDPGYQDSFIAGP, from the coding sequence ATGCTCGATCGCGTCGTCGCCGGGATCGTCCCGCCGAAGCACCACATCGCTCTCCGGAGCGAGGCGGGGGATCTCCGCTACGAGGAGTGCCTGACGCGGGCGGGCTTCGACGGCCCCTACACGATCGCCTACCACGAGCGCCGGCCGCACGAGCACCGGGTCGCGGAGGCCGCGCACGGCTTCACGCTGCCGGTCGCCGCGGCGGCGCGCCCGCTCGCCAAGCGGCACTACCGGTCGCAGGATCTGCCGCGGCGGGGCGGGCCCGCTGTCGATTGCCGCGTGCCGCTGCTCTTCAACGACGACGTGGTGATCGGGCTCGTCCAGCCGGACGCGGCCGATCCTGTGTACTTCGCGAACGCCGACGCCGACGAGCTGTTCTTCATCTTCCACGGGGGCGGCGTCCTGCGCACGATGCTCGGCGATCTGCGCTTCGAGCAGGACGACTACGTCGTCATCCCGAAGGGGCTCTTCTACCGCTTCCTCCCGGACGCCGCGCCCCAGCGCTGGCTCTCGATCGAGGCCGAGGACATCCACCTCCCGCGCAAGTGGCGCAACGAGGTCGGCCAGCTGCGGATGGACGCGCCGTACTCGCACCGCGATTTCCGGCGGCCCACGTTCGTCGGCCCTCTCGACGAGGGCATCCGCGCGCTCGTCGTGAAGCGCGGCGGCGCCTTCCACGGCTTCACCCTCGAGCGCTCGCCGCTCGACGTCGTCGGCTGGGACGGGACGGTGTACCCGTTCGCGTTCCCGATCCTGCGCTTCCAGGCGCGCGTCGGGCTCGTGCACCTGCCTCCGGACTGGCACGGGACGTTCGCCGCGCGGGGCGCCCTGATCTGCAGCTTCGTGCCGCGCCCGACCGACTTCCACCCGGAGGCGATCCCGTGCCCGTACCCGCACGCGTCGGTCGATTGCGACGAGTTCCTGTTCTACTGCCGCGGCAACTTCACCTCACGCCGCGGCGTCGGCCCCGGCAGCATCTCGCACCACCCCGCCGGCGTCCCGCACGGGCCGCACCCCGGCGCGTACGAGGCGAGCCTCGGGGCCCGCGAGACGAGCGAGCTCGCGGTCATGCTCGACACGATCCGCCCGCTCTCGGCCACCGCGGCCGCGCTCGCGGTGGAGGACCCGGGCTACCAGGACAGCTTCATCGCGGGCCCATAG
- a CDS encoding 4-hydroxyphenylpyruvate dioxygenase family protein, which produces MAKVESIGIKRVEALHYYVHDLERSRRFYTERLDFAEIAASSPELTAAAAQRSVVFQAGECVVVCSQPAGEGGRAWRYLRKHPDGVGTVIFEVEDIDRAFRLLDGRGGTPIDEIHRVTEAGGTFASFSITTPFGDTTFRFVERRGYPALFPGCAAYDAPRGGANRFGITRFDHITSNFQTMAPALLWMEHVLGLEPFWQIAFHTNDVAKDADHGSGLRSAVMWDPASGVKFANNEPYRPHFKSSQINVFNEEHRGDGVQHVALAVEDILTAVRAMRGRGVEFMPTPAAYYDMLPERLQRLGIGQIDEDVAELRDLEVLVDGDGARSYLLQIFLKESSGTHRDPEAGPFFFELIQRKGDRGFGAGNFRALFESIERQQKAGHG; this is translated from the coding sequence ATGGCCAAGGTGGAGTCGATCGGCATCAAGCGGGTGGAGGCGCTGCACTACTACGTGCACGACCTCGAGCGGAGCCGTAGGTTCTACACGGAGCGGCTCGACTTCGCGGAGATCGCCGCGAGCTCGCCGGAGCTCACGGCGGCGGCGGCGCAGCGCTCGGTCGTCTTCCAGGCCGGCGAGTGCGTCGTCGTCTGCTCGCAGCCCGCCGGCGAGGGCGGGCGGGCGTGGCGCTACCTGCGCAAGCACCCGGACGGCGTGGGCACGGTCATCTTCGAGGTGGAGGACATCGACCGCGCCTTCCGGCTGCTCGACGGCCGCGGGGGCACGCCGATCGACGAGATCCATCGGGTGACCGAGGCCGGCGGCACCTTCGCCTCGTTCTCGATCACGACCCCGTTCGGCGACACCACCTTCCGCTTCGTGGAGCGGCGCGGCTACCCCGCGCTGTTCCCCGGCTGCGCGGCCTACGACGCGCCGCGCGGCGGCGCGAACCGCTTCGGGATCACCCGGTTCGATCACATCACCTCGAACTTCCAGACGATGGCGCCCGCGCTGCTCTGGATGGAGCACGTGCTCGGGCTCGAGCCCTTCTGGCAGATCGCGTTCCACACGAACGACGTCGCGAAGGACGCGGACCACGGCTCGGGCCTGCGCTCGGCCGTGATGTGGGACCCGGCCTCGGGCGTGAAGTTCGCGAACAACGAGCCCTACCGGCCGCACTTCAAGAGCTCGCAGATCAACGTCTTCAACGAGGAGCACCGCGGCGACGGCGTGCAGCACGTGGCGCTCGCCGTGGAGGACATCCTCACCGCCGTGCGCGCGATGCGCGGCCGGGGCGTGGAGTTCATGCCGACCCCGGCCGCCTATTACGACATGCTGCCCGAGCGCCTGCAGCGGCTCGGCATCGGGCAGATCGACGAGGACGTGGCGGAGCTGCGCGATCTCGAGGTGCTCGTCGACGGCGACGGCGCGCGGTCCTACCTCCTCCAGATCTTTCTGAAGGAGTCGTCGGGCACGCACCGCGATCCCGAGGCCGGGCCGTTCTTCTTCGAGCTCATCCAGCGCAAGGGGGACCGCGGCTTCGGCGCCGGCAATTTCCGGGCGCTGTTCGAGAGCATCGAGCGGCAGCAGAAGGCGGGGCACGGCTGA
- a CDS encoding deoxyhypusine synthase family protein, with product MSSPKHPRPSHRQLGDGVEDQLVPLAALDPLKIDSFDDLLRAMSRTAFSGRALGEACDVLEAMVRDEDCLVVATFSGAMTVAKMGVVIVRMIEAGMIDCIISTGALMAHGLSEAVGLTHYKANPGISDETYFEKGYNRVYDTLEMEKNLNAIEVFVRKELDKLDPGSPWSSEIICRQLGKALADMGDSPGVLRSAYLRDVPVYVPAFTDSEMGLDVATWMLRKVKAQHGDKPGFDVWREAVPPPYNPFLDLLSYARLVRKKKRLGIFTIGGGVPRNWAQQVAPFYDIVGDRLDIEVDHPRFQYGVRICPEPVHWGGLSGCTYSEGVSWGKFTPPQEGGRFAEVYADATVAWPLLVRALLERLGKMPK from the coding sequence ATGTCCTCTCCGAAGCATCCTCGTCCCTCGCACCGCCAGCTCGGCGACGGCGTCGAAGACCAGCTCGTCCCGCTCGCCGCGCTCGACCCGCTGAAGATTGACTCTTTCGACGATCTGCTCCGCGCGATGAGCAGGACCGCGTTCAGCGGCCGTGCGCTCGGCGAGGCGTGCGACGTGCTCGAGGCGATGGTGCGCGACGAGGACTGCCTCGTCGTGGCGACGTTCTCCGGCGCGATGACGGTCGCCAAGATGGGCGTCGTCATCGTCCGGATGATCGAGGCCGGCATGATCGACTGCATCATCAGCACGGGAGCGCTCATGGCGCACGGGCTGAGCGAGGCGGTCGGCCTGACCCACTACAAGGCGAACCCGGGCATCTCCGACGAGACGTACTTCGAGAAGGGGTACAACCGCGTCTACGACACGCTCGAGATGGAGAAGAACCTCAACGCGATCGAGGTCTTCGTCCGGAAGGAGCTCGACAAGCTGGACCCCGGCTCTCCCTGGTCGAGCGAGATCATCTGCCGCCAGCTCGGCAAGGCGCTGGCGGACATGGGCGACTCGCCGGGCGTGCTCCGGAGCGCGTACCTCCGCGACGTGCCCGTCTACGTGCCGGCCTTCACCGACAGCGAGATGGGCCTCGACGTGGCGACGTGGATGCTGCGCAAGGTGAAGGCGCAGCACGGCGACAAGCCGGGGTTCGACGTGTGGCGCGAGGCCGTGCCGCCGCCGTACAACCCGTTCCTCGATCTGCTGAGCTACGCCCGCCTCGTCCGCAAGAAGAAGCGCCTCGGCATCTTCACCATCGGCGGCGGCGTGCCGCGCAACTGGGCCCAGCAGGTCGCGCCGTTCTACGACATCGTCGGCGATCGCCTGGACATCGAGGTCGATCACCCGCGGTTCCAGTACGGCGTCCGCATCTGCCCCGAGCCCGTCCACTGGGGCGGCCTGTCCGGCTGCACGTACTCCGAGGGCGTGAGCTGGGGGAAGTTCACCCCGCCGCAGGAGGGCGGGCGCTTCGCCGAGGTGTACGCGGACGCCACGGTCGCGTGGCCGCTCCTCGTGCGCGCGCTGCTCGAGCGGCTCGGCAAGATGCCGAAATAA